From the genome of Penicillium oxalicum strain HP7-1 chromosome VII, whole genome shotgun sequence:
TGCTTGGATCATGGAGTAAATCATAGATGAGAGTGAACGATGAACTGGAGAGAAAGTAACCATGGTATCTCAGTTGCTAGAAGCCAAAGTCAGTTTCTACCTGTGACAATCTTTATATGATCAGCATCAACATACCCTCACTAGTTCATTCCTGCGGGACGCTTCAGAGAGATGATGAATGTTCTTGCTTGCAGCTGTCACGGCGTGGTTGCAGGCTTCGTTGAGCCAAGCCGGGACTTCAAACGATCTATGGCATGTACTTGTGTCAAGAGGCTGGGTGGATGCCTTGACGCTTCTCTTCCAGTGACCGCGAAAGATCAAAAATGGACGAAATGTCAACAGCAGGGTGTGATGATAAACTGAGATGGGTCGAGTCAATGGTGGCGAAGTTCAGCGGAAGTGGGAGGCCTTACGGCTAATGAAAATTGCTTGGCGAACACCCAACGATCCATCTTGGATAGTCGCGTCAAAACCCGATCCCAAAGCTTGCTTCATGTAACATTCAAGGCTGCGAAGATCGTGAGTGATGGATCTAGCAGCTCGCCACATGTGTAGCAATGAGTCATGGTGTTGGCCGTAAATTTCCTTGATCGACCGTGACATTATTTTGCAGAGCTCTGTCAGAAGGCGTATGAAAGGCTCTTGGGAATATTCAATAGCGACTTCATCTATGTTTAGCGAGCTGGGTCTTCCAACGTGAAAGCAAAACCATCTACGGGAGCCTGTCAATAATGTGATATAACGCGCGCGGTCGCACAGGGTATATGGAATTGGCAACGAACGTTTCAAAAATATAGAGGGACCAGAAAGTgacgcgtctttcttcaATTGTCTTCTGTCGTTGTAAATCTCCTGGAGGAACGTCCTTGTGAAGGCCAGCTGAGATTGCCTTTCGTGTGGCGGATCCTAAATGCAAGAATGCCGAGTTGGGGCGACCTTGTTCGTTCTGGTAATTCGCGTATAGACTGCATACTTGATTGGTTCCATGAACGAGTAGGCAAAGGTAATAGGAGCGACTTATcatgagaaaggaaatttGGATGGTCTGTAGATTGACGACATCATCATATGGTACCAAGGACTCTTTGACCCGCTCAAATAGCACATCCCCCCACGCATACTGCTCAGTACCAAGTGATCCTGTAGCCATGGAAAGTAAAATTATAGCCCGCGTCAGTGTGTCTGGATGCTCGGATAGCGACGGATCGTACAGCTTCTCCAGACACTGCTTCAGGTATGATTTTGGCTGATGGGGCATCACATGATAGAGATGGGCTAGAAACCGATCAAGGAAGAGGTTCGCAAGGTTGTAAGGTAGGAACACCATGTTCAGGTCAAACCCACCGGAAGGCTTGCTAGCATCGTGTGAATCTGGCGTCCCAAAAAAGATTCGCCGGAAGCTGAACAAGTCGAGGCCTGCGCCAGCCTCTTCCACTTGGCCAGACGTGGCAGCTTGGGTGGACGGATTGGGCATCAAATCGCGATAAACGTGTTGGATCAGAGAGAAGTGGGAAGTTGGTCCATAGTACAGCTCCATTTTGCACGATGGGGATGCCACATGGGTTGCGGAAACGCTATTTGGATACTGAACCATCATTGGAGGGCTATCATATTTTTGGGATTGCGCCACTAAGGGAGAGGTCCGCAACGCTTGTCTGGTCTCGCCTTCTGGAGGAGGACGATTGACATCAACTTTCCTCTTGCGCTGGCGTATCACTTCCCTGTAGATACACGAGAGGTCTCTTTGTTGGCATGTTTGGCACCTATGGATGAAGCATTAGATTATTATTGAGCTCATGAAGACCGTCCCATAAGTAAGCGTAGAAAGATGGCATCTCACGGATTGAGCCCATTACAACGAATCTTGCGCTTGCGACACTCCTGACATGCCTTGGGAATCCGCCAGGCCCCTGCAGGCGGCTTTAGTGCGTCAGGCATTTCCGAGACACTGAAATCTCCGCTCAGGACTTGGCGTAAAGAGAGCACAGGGATGACGCCGATTGCGATGTTATAGTGTTGAACAAAAGTTTTGACCATTCGTCATACAAGAGATTGTCAAGTCCCACTATGTAGAATTACGCGAAACTCTTTGGTTGTTGGGTTCTTCGAGACCTCGAAGAGCCTCGAGTCTTTGTAGCTGGCCGCGTGTTGATTGGTGATGACCTAGTACAGTCCCAGCGAGTGGATCGTCGACTCATATCCGCCGGATCCGTCTATATCCGAGACTCTCACGTGACTCCGCGTATGGTGGCAGCCCGGCGCCACTGCATGTGGCGCACACCAATGGAGGCTCAGTTGCTCCTTGACTTCCATTTGCGACACTCTCTTGATATGATGCAAGTATACTTGATCCTTTCAATCCGCGGCTTCTCTGGCTATCCGTTACTGAATACGCTTACTGGGGATACCAAAGGAGTTTTGCGGCGAGCGCTACTTATTTTGTCTTTGCAGACATCACTGCCACCTTGATGTAGGCAAATGCGAGTGCATTAGCAGGAAGTAACTTTGATAACTGGGAGATGCaggaaagacaagaagaggcTTTGGTGATAACTTTTCGCGCATCGTGGTGGTATATCATCGCCAAGAAATGATGATcaggaaagagaggagggCCAATGAAAGCATGTGATGTTGCTGAATCCCGCTGGCCGTATGTGACAACAGTGAAGCTTCAGCGTGAGAGCGGCAATATATTGTCCCGAGGCCCCCAACTCGTTGCCATCAAGTCACGTGAATGTTGAATGGCTTCTTGTGGGAAACCTCCCAAAGATGTCACGCGTGCAACAGATCCATTTCAAAGTGATGACTGATGGAACGCCttttcaaagaaaaaaaataaatctAGCCTTACCTATGTTCATTCACTCCTAAGCCCCTTAGATGAGAGCCATATCTTTTGAAACGCAAGGAAGTGGATCGGTGCCTTCGTAAGTGCAATTGGGTGACATGCTATGCTCATCCCGTGCTATGTGCATTTCAAACTCTTTGACCCCGCCAAGTACGCCTCTTTCCCCCAAGAGATACACGGCCTTTCCGAACTTCCACCAGACCAACGCTCTAAGCGGTTTAGAGAGGCACAAGTTCCGGGTTATGAAGGTTGAACTCGCGATTGCGACTTGAACATTGACCTCGGTTACGTGTTGGCCAAGCGTCCATCGCTCTTGGCTGCGGCAAATCCGGACTTCTCTGGCTAAGCGACTTGCATCCTACGGCATCTTCACGGTAGTTTTCACTCTGCTGAAGAACCAAAAACCCTTGAGCCTAGGCACTCTAAACCCTTTTTGACTTTCCGTAGACTGTCGATCGATGCGAACGAACCTACTGAAGTGACTCACTCGGAGGATACGTCCAGGTGATCCTTGGCTCCGGAACCTTCGCGCGGGAGTTGGAAAAACCGCCATGGAAAAAATGATCTCCAGACTTGAGATCGAGCCGAATGGCGCTACCTCAAAAAAGATATGATGATTCTTCTGATATGGTATAAATTGAATCTACTCACCAAgcggggttcgattccctGATTCCTCCACAGGCCGGTCGGTTTCTCCACATTTGGGTGTTTTCCCCCAGATTTGATAAGAACCTTATCCGCGGCGTCGCAAATTTCTTCAgtctcccttctcctccgctATCAAGATTAGCGTCAAGGAAGGATACATCGCAGCAACAATATCAACATCCAACGAGGCGGGCAATTATCATCTTGATTGCCTTTCTTTGCAGGATTTCTGTTCATCGATGGCCTCATCAATTGTCGATCATCAATTTGCTCGAGATGCGAAAGCCGTGCCCGATTGTAAGCAAGACTTTGTCTCTGACGGGACGAAAGATGCCGCAGAGCGTGGTCACCTTGCGACCGACCAGTATGGACATGCCTTGGTACAATTCGACCCAGTGGCGGAGTCGCGCCTTCGATTGAAGATCGATTTATGCATCGTGCCGACAGTAGCACTGATGTATCTTTTTTGCTTCATCGATCGTGCAAATATTGGTACGTCTCTGTAATCGAAAGACAACCTGCCGCCCAGGACGACCGATTGAAGATGTAATTCGCTAACAGCCAGAATGCGAATTCGCAGGCAATGCAAAGCTTGCTGGTTTTAGTAAAGATCTAGGACTAAAGGGCTACGACTACAACGTTgttctttccattttctttaTTGCATATATCATCTTTGAGATTCCCAGCAATGTGAGCCAAAATCCCCATTTCCAAGTGGCTCTCATTGACCAATATAGTCGGTGATCTAATCATTCTGGGATCTAGATCGCGTGCAAGTGGATCGGACCTGGCTGGTTTCTCCCATCTCTTACCCTCGGATTTGGCATCTGCTCGGTCGCAACGGCTTTTGTCCAGGATATTCACGCTGCCTGCGGTGTTCGCTTCTTGTTAGGCATGTTTGAAGCCGGTTTGCTGCCTGGCATCGCGTACTACATGAGTCGATGGTACCGTCGCAGTGAGGTAAGGCTCATGACAGGAGAGAGGTCGCCCATGTGTGAAACACAGAACATTCTGACAGTGGACAGCTGGCTTTTCGACTGTCATTGTACATCGTGATGGCGCCGCTCGCCGGGGCCTTTGGTGGTCTTCTGGCCTCCGGTATACTGAAGTTGGATCACTTTGGCAGCCTGCGAACCTGGCGGATGCTATTCGCCATAGAAGGGCTCATAACAATCGGAATTGCCCTCGTCGCGTTCGTGACGATGACTGACCGGCCTGAAACTGCCAAATGGCTGTcgcaggaggagaaggaccTGGCCATTGCGCGAATCAAGTCCGAGCGTGTCGGGATGACTGAGATACTAGATCGAATCGACCTACCGAAGACTCTTCGCGGCATCTTTAGCCCAGTCACTCTGCCCACAGCAGCTATATTCCTTCTCAACAACATCACTGTCCAAGGACTGGGATTTTTTGCGCCAACCATTGTCCAGACAATCTACCCCAAAGCGACTGTGGTGTCGCAGCAACTTCACACCGTGCCCCCTTATGTAGTTGGCGCTTTCTTCACTGTCTTGTTTCCATTTCTCAGCTGGCGACTTGACCAGCGATCAATCTTTTTCGTGGTGACTCCGCCGTTGGTGATGGCGGGCTACATCATGTTCCTTGCAAGCGAGGACTCGATGGTTCGTTACGGGGCCACTTTCATCATTGCATGTGGTGCCTTCTCATTTGGTGCCCTTTGCAACGCGCATGTCTCTGCGAATGTAATTTCTGACACGGCCAGGTCATCGGCGATTGGCACTGTTGTGATGTTTGGCAACATAGGCGGCTTGATCTCAACCTGGTCATTCTTGCCTTCCGATGCGCCCAATTATCACATTGGAAATGGACTGAATCTTGCAACTTCCTCGATGACTCTTTTACTTGGTGCAGGTCTGTGGATGTGGATCGGATGGGACAACCGACGACGACGCGAGGTCGATGTGAACGCATCATTGGCTGGCCTCTCCCAGAAGCAGATCCAGGACATGGACTGGCGGAACCCTGCATTCCGATGGCGGCCATGAACAATCACTCTATAAACAGCGGATGCTGCTAAAGTTACGGCCATGCATTTGTGTCAACGGCTGTTTCCAGTCAATTGAAACAAGGCGATTTTCGCATCTGTGAGTGACGATATCAGCCAGGGGTCCAAATTGATCGTATGAAATATCAATCGTGCTGTCCTGAAATATGTGCAatttttcaattttccatttctctAAGTCCCTTACATGGGCCTCAAGATAGTTCCGAGACCCCAAAACACAGCATGTATTGGCCTGTTGCTCGGACAAGCCATTGGTCTTATTCACGTCAACGTATATGAATGAACCACGATGAAAAGCCATTGTCATTCTTAGCTCACGAATCGCAGAGGAAATGGGTTCAAGAGCGACAGGATCTAGTTTCATGACTTGATGATTCCAGTTGTTAAAAGGTTTGTATCGGGGTCGTGGGCTTAGCAACCATAGTTGATGCACCGATCCATAGCTGGTCAGGCAGTCCCGGTAATGTTCAGGCAGCAATGAATAAACGCCTCGAAACGAGCCTATTGCCTTTTGAGAGGTTTACACGGGCCTTGTATTTTGGTTTTGGGTCATCTGCCTTGTGCGGAAGTCGTCGTGCAATGCGCGATGTACAGAATGTTAGATCTTTAAAAATCTGTAAGACTGTGCCTCGGTCATTTGCCGCGAGCGTATACATGTTATTTTCCAGGGCAAGCCACTCAATATCTTCATCAACGCAAGAGCATGACGAAGTGTCCACGATGTTGTAGCCGGGTCGATTGAGCTTTATTTGGGGCAAACCCTGACCTTCGCTCCCATAGTGGCCCCTCGCCCTATTTTCAGCATCTGGACGTCCTGATAGGTCCCACATTTGCAGTATGTGGTGGCTCACCTAAATAAAGATTAAATTTGCAGGCTATGCTGGAACAACAATTGCCCGTAATTGCTGATGTCGGCACTGGAGAGTAGACCAATTTATTTCGGTCAACACCGGGCAGAAAATGTCCAGACTGGTCAGCATAGTGGAGACGATTGCGCGGCAATTCGGGCTGGCCACCTACATCCGAGCTTCAGCCCGCTTCAGGCGCCCAAATTTTGGATGACTAGTCCTAAATTTAACAAAAATTCCCAATCGAATCGGCACATTTGCTGACGCATGGCAATGGATGTGATTTCCGAATGCATGCAAGTCAGCCACGGGACATGACTGGAGTCTCATAGTCCCATTCACAGTTGCAGAGTGCTTACAATATGGATCCTTCCACCCGTTAAGCAATCACCGAGGAACGCTTGTGTAAAGCTTAACAGGGCGGAGCTGTATTCACACAGATAAACAAAGCCGCTAAACAATTAGCGTGTCCAGATTACGCATGTCGATGACGCATAACTAATTTGTGTCTGCCTCGCGGTTGGCtgacaaaaaagaaggaaaaagctGTGACAATTCTACGTTGAAAGTGCGCCGAATGATGACGCCTGCCATTCAACCCTGCGCATGGCTTTTTATCTTCGGGTTCCAACGACTACCTCACTCGTGCAGACCTGAATCCTATTCATCGGGGGTTGAATGCTTTGACAACTCTTCTCGAACCATACGGAATTTCGAGATCATGTACCTCCCTGTGTGTTATGTGATGGGGAGTTTGATATCGCTGCTTATTGCCCGACAAGCTGCAGCAATCGATTTGAATATCAATGACGAGCGTATGTGAAGTGTCGATGGCATCCAAGGCAATCACAACAGAGTCATCGATAGAAAGAAGATTGGAGAGACCAAGGCTCATGGTGTATTTTCTAAACAGAATCCCTCAAAGAAGCCGCCAGCACAACGGCCTACGCTATGATGACATATTACCATGGTAACGAAACCGGCCAAATTCCAGGAGCATTCCCTTCAAAGTGGTGGGAAGGGTCAGCTCTCTTCCTAGCTTTGCTTCAGTACTGGCACTTCACTGGTGATGCCACTTACAATGGCGAGCTACGGGTCGGGTTAGAATGGCAATCTGGCAAAAATGGTGACTACATGCCGAGCAACTACAGCAGTTATTTGGTGAGTAGTTGAGATCTGAGAAGGTGATCTTCTAATATACATAATTCTTTCCGGCAGATTTTCTAACGCCAACTAGGGCAACGACGATCAAATGTTTTGGGGGCTGGCCGCCATGACCGCCGCTGAGCTGCGATTTGAGGATGTGTCGGGCGGGTTCTCCTGGCTCTCACTTGCCCAGGGAGTTTTTAACACGCAGATCAAACGATGGGACACCTCTACCTGCAATGGTGGGATGCGCTGGCAGATCTGGCCATATCAGTCGGGCTACACGTTGAAAAATTCCATTGCCAATGGCGGCCTCTTTCAACTTGCCGCCCGGTTGGCACGATACACTCACGACGCGACCTATGCTACATGGGCCAAGAGAATTTGGGACTGGTCGCTCAGTTCTCCACTTCTCAACAACTCGACGTGGAACGTAGCAGACTCGACAAACATGGAGAACAACTGTGCCACACAAGGAAATACGCAGTGGTCTTATAATTACGGTACTTACATGATGGGCGCCGCGTACATGTACAATTATGTAAGTTTCAGAACTGCAAGCCCGCAAGCTATGCCCAGAAGAAGGAcgcaaaatggaaaaaaaaagagaaaaagcgCGAGGAGAATGACGTACTTCCTAATCGGATGAAAAGTTGATTGATTAATATTGGATTCTACCTAGACGAATGGGAGCACCCAATGGCTCATGGCCGTCAATGGACTCATGAATAAGACATTtgacgaatttttccctcAGAGCAATGGCGGCATCTTTGAAGAAGTCACTTGCGAGCCCTCGCAACAATGCAACAATAATGAGGTTCTTTTCAAGGGGCTTGTCTCTTCCTGGTTATCTTTCACTGCTCTTCTCGTCCCGTCTACTTACAAATTTATTTTACCGAAGCTTCAGACTTCTGCCGTGGCGGCAGCTAAGTCTTGCACAGGTCACAATAACAACACGTGCGGGGTTCGATGGTATCAATCTACGTACGACGGATGGAGTGGGATGGAGGAGCAAATAAGTGCCACAAGCCTTTTTGTGGCAAACATGATACAGTTCACTGGACATGGATCCGGCCCGGTGACTGCAATGACGGGCGGAAACAGTACAAGCAATCCAACGGCGGGCGAAAACGACACAAGCTCTACTACCACGCCTTTGTCGGCCATCACGACAGTAGACAAGGCTGGCGCAGGTATTCTGACACTTTTTTTCACGGCGGGCTGGTTCGGCTTAATGGGCTTTACCGCACTTGGCTGACAAGGCAATCATTGTACAGTTGCATTGTGTTTGTGTACTGACAATATACGCCATGTTTCTCCTATTCCAAAAAAGGTTCAGGCACAGAGCCAATATGAACCCCTGTTCTCCATTTCAAATCCACTCGTAGCCCTAGATCGACCAAAGAAAGCTGTCTCATATCCCTTAGACACGCTGTCTGACAGGCGAACTTGCAGGCGCCTCAAACCTGGAGACCAGCTACAAGTCGGTCACCGAGATCCTTGATACTGGCCTCAAAACTCCAGCGATCTCCAGCTTGCCAATCTGCACTACCTCCTGGAACAGCGTCTTGACCGGTAAACCCAATGTAGAGCACGTCATCGGGTCCGTGGCCGTTGTCCCCAGTGAGACCATCGTTGGGGAAACACATTTGAGCGAGTGCAATCGAGGCTTCACCGGTGGAATCGTATCCGTTGGTATCGCCCCAAACGCCGTAAAACTGTTGGAAATTAGTCTGAGTACCTAATTGAGGATAGCAATGATCATTATAAGGTGAATCAAGCCTTACCAGCTGATTATTGCAAACTACTGCCATCACACTGAGCGGCTCCATGCCGAAGGATTGCGGATCAAAGCCAGCATTTCCAAACACGACGTATGGATGCACATTTGCATCCAAGTCATTGATCCCGTACTGAGGGAGCGAGTCCATGAATGCAGTCTGACTCTGTCCGGACGGGTCATTGGCACAATCTCCACCGGTATTGTTGGCTCCATCGCAGTCCACATCCATGTTATCGTATTGTCCACCATTGCCCAAGCTGTGAAGAAAGATGGCGCCGTCGATATCCCCGCAGTATGCAAAGGTGGTGGAGCCACCTATGCCGTCTGTGAAGCCGCCCGCAAGCTTGTTGTAGCATTTTCCAGCCTATATGTATGGGTCAAAATTGAGGGCATTTCAGTCATATGTCGCTCCACCACTACTCAGTCATACCTTGTGGTTGTTGTAGATCTGCTGAAGATTCTCTGGCACATCATAGGCCGAAGCGAGGCCAGTAGATACCACCGCAGTCACTGCTAGAAGCCTCATTGTATCAAGAATAATGGAAGAACTTCCTCAATGCTGGGAAGCGGGCACTAACAAAGCAACCCCAGTGATGAAAAGATATAGAGCGAGTGATTTTGAGAAGAAGCCTCTGGGCTCTATTTAAATATAACCCCATCGAGAGAACTGCCTTACAATTTAAGCCCTTTGGTGGTAAGCCGGATTGCAGCCAACCATATCCCTGGATTTAAAATCCGTAAAAGGGCACTGTGTGTTATCGGTATGCATGCTCGGGCTGTAGAGCATTCTAACGGGAAAAGGCCAATGGTGAGAGACTCAATCTCTTACTATGGCGATCATGAGCGACTTGTGGTTAGATTGAGGTGGATGATCCTGAGTACTTCAATCAGTGCAAACATTGGATGTAACCTGGAAATGGTCTCGCGGAGGACTAGCAAACCTTAGGGTGGTCTCGGAAATGGTACTGTAGTTTGCTCAGGAGGATATACTCTTTCAGGACAGTAGTGGGCAAGGATGGGGCTCTTATGATCGTCAGGTGAGCCAGACACGTGCAAACAAAAGACCATTCATCATGATGACTGAAAGATTAATGAACATTTCAGGGGTTGAAagtttttttctcctccctaGACGGGAGAAGGACGATCTACCAATTTCCCAAAATGGAACAACTAAGGAGATGGGAAAGTCACCGTGCCGATCAGTCAAGTCCACGGATAACACTAGCCACGACTCTTGTCATTCAAGACGAGTTACTTGAAGCACACTAAAGCGGTATGGACGGTATTGTCTACGGAAAGCAGGAATAAAGCAGTGCTGGGcaattttctctctcctcagTTGATGAGGCATGCTGCTTagtcaccaaaaaaaagtcccgTGGGGCAGGGACCCAGCAGCTTCAAATCAGTTTCTTCACTTAGAGGGGAGTTGGCGGGGCTGGAAGGAAAACCGGAGAGGGAAAATTCCTCTACGCCTGTTGTCACCCTCAAAGTGGACCACTAGACAATTCGCCAAGGCCTCGATCTCAGCCCCTAACACCTTTAAATGGAGTTCCGTGCTTGCGTAGCTGATTTGCCGTAGTAGTCAGCCGTACGAATGACTTGAGTATGTGAACTAAGGTTTGCAAGGACTCAATGcgcagagaagagagatatGTGCACATGATAGTCTGATTATACCAGCCAGATCAAGGGGGCATaggggaaaaataaaagaccAAGAGCGTCGCCGCTGACAGGTTGCAATGCGAAACCTTGACGCTGCGAGTAGCAGCGAAGACAAGTTACCGGTCGGCAGCAGTCGCGACGACTAGTATCGAAGGCAGCAGAAGACCATTACCATGGTTATTTGCGCACGGTAGAGGCTTCAAACGAAAAATTGACGCAAGAGCGCCAGACGGATGCCAAATTAACGATTCTACCTACGTGGCGAATGCGCCAATGGAATGG
Proteins encoded in this window:
- a CDS encoding Endo-chitosanase translates to MRLLAVTAVVSTGLASAYDVPENLQQIYNNHKAGKCYNKLAGGFTDGIGGSTTFAYCGDIDGAIFLHSLGNGGQYDNMDVDCDGANNTGGDCANDPSGQSQTAFMDSLPQYGINDLDANVHPYVVFGNAGFDPQSFGMEPLSVMAVVCNNQLFYGVWGDTNGYDSTGEASIALAQMCFPNDGLTGDNGHGPDDVLYIGFTGQDAVPGGSADWQAGDRWSFEASIKDLGDRLVAGLQV
- a CDS encoding Mannan endo-1,6-alpha-mannosidase DCW1; the encoded protein is MYLPVCYVMGSLISLLIARQAAAIDLNINDEQSLKEAASTTAYAMMTYYHGNETGQIPGAFPSKWWEGSALFLALLQYWHFTGDATYNGELRVGLEWQSGKNGDYMPSNYSSYLGNDDQMFWGLAAMTAAELRFEDVSGGFSWLSLAQGVFNTQIKRWDTSTCNGGMRWQIWPYQSGYTLKNSIANGGLFQLAARLARYTHDATYATWAKRIWDWSLSSPLLNNSTWNVADSTNMENNCATQGNTQWSYNYGTYMMGAAYMYNYTNGSTQWLMAVNGLMNKTFDEFFPQSNGGIFEEVTCEPSQQCNNNEVLFKGLVSSWLSFTALLVPSTYKFILPKLQTSAVAAAKSCTGHNNNTCGVRWYQSTYDGWSGMEEQISATSLFVANMIQFTGHGSGPVTAMTGGNSTSNPTAGENDTSSTTTPLSAITTVDKAGAGILTLFFTAGWFGLMGFTALG